The genomic stretch AACAACTTATACATGAGGAGGGTGCTACTTAATTAGCAAAATTACTACTGACGtacatttctttaattattaaccCCTCTTAGTTCTTAAGTTACCCCGTCTTCCTAGTTTGACTTGTAAAGCTCGTATCAAGGAAAACAGGTTCTACCACGTGATTAAGGATGTAAAAAAGGAgcgttataataattatgtatatttttgtattatatgatttgctagtttaataaataaattaactgaaatattaaatttcagataCAAATTAAAGGAAAGGTTAACGAACAATGATTGAAACAATCGTGTTATTTTGCGTCTTCCTCATCCTGATATATCTATGGAAATACAAGAGACCTGAAAACTTCCCACCAGGTAAATATTTTCAGTCTTTTAGATTTTAACACCGTACGAGTACATTACGTGCTAGTATTATAGATACGAGTACAATTACTGAAACAGTAACAACGTGTGATTGCtttacattaaagtttaaaaaaaataaaacaaacttataaaactgttgtcagggccgcatttacaaattcggcgcccctaggcctacagaccaaagagcgccccccccccccccggaggactctgattacactgacgtagaaatccagtaaatttcttaattacgtaattttgatgaaagataattacaatagtatatatatatatatatatgtatatatatatatatatatatatatatgtgtgtatatatatatgtatatatatatatagtatatatatatatatatagtagtatatatatatatatatatatatatatatatatatatataggagtgttttgaataaataaaagcaatgaaccaatgaatgagtcaacgtcgcaccccggacctagttgaccttggccacccgccccgccgagcgccaacaccactcgccgccgcaacttttttcttttgtgtactttaaaatttatgcgccccctaaaattttgcgccctaggcctgggcctagtgggcctatagggaaatgcggcactgacTGTTGTAACGATAGGTCAAATAATAATTGCACTATCGATTGATTCTTAAATGTAGTTGACACTGTCCAACCGAGGGTTAAGGATTACTTTTAAGATTCAAGAATTTCTGAAGTATTATCACAATGTACTCGATATGGAGTTTACAATATTAAGAGCATTAAAGAATATGTTGAGTAATATTTAGGGGTTTTGAAGCATTACACTTTAATGAAACAGTTCAGTTAGTACGGTAACAAAAGACTACAATAATCTGTTCCTAGTTACCCaactgataatttaaataactcCTTGtaccattattaattttgttcactTGGAGCCAGATTCACTTAAATAGTAGTTCTCCAGATCAAACGTATGGAGAGTTTGATAATACTATTGACTACTGTACCTTTTGAAAGAGATGAAAAGAAAATATCACGAAATAGTTTTCATCCTGGATCAAATTCTCATAGCtatgtgtaatattttgaaagtgtATTTCAACACCGAGACTTTTTCTTTTAATCCGCCAATAACTACATTAAAACTGActcatattaaattttagataaacattttttttaaatcaacgaACAATGTAGTAAATGTCAGAAGTAAATAAATCTAGTAGTTGGGCTAAGTAGTCATTACAAAATGTGAAACTTTATTATAACAAAGAAgcatactaataatttattaaaactattctaattttgtaaatttgctACACTTCctatttgttttctttgttacaGGCCCCACTCCACTGCCGATTATCGGAAATATAATGGAATTACCAAAAGGACACCTTTATCCAAAGGTTGAAGAGTGGGCGAAGATGTATGGCCAAATTATAGGTCTACGTGTTTTCAACGACCTAATAGTTTTTGTAACGGGAGTTGATAACGTACTTGCAGCCCTACGAAAAGAAGAGTTTCAGAGTCGACCggacattttttcaataaaagcAACGAGTTTTGGAAAATCATTGGGTTAGTATGatgtaaagtataataattgttgtgtaaaaattttatttataatatactagcagttacctgcggtaTATAACGTGATTTCCTTTTCAATAAAAGGTCTTATTGAATAAACGTTTACTTCTGAAAAAAGTGGTGGTTGCTGGAAGATATTAAAATATCCTGGTCCATTTCTTTATAACTGGACGCAGAACGATGTTTTGGGTCCCTGAAGTGGGAGAATGTGACAATTTTTAAGAGGACGGTACCAATGAAATACTCAAATCTCGCGGCACATACTTTGATAgctcaaaacatttctgtaacgacttaattatttaaaccagTCTAATGATTTAATATGACGGAGTACTATGATAATTATTTGAATCGGAGGAGATCTATTTACGGtatattatttagtgtttatGGTCAAGAGATTCACaagttaaacaaaattgcaaGTTGCTCTTATTTCGGAATTCGCACAACACTTTTGGTGTCAAACGTCATAGTAGACTTTGCcttgtaacaataaaaaagtatgtacGTAGATATGAAGAACCAACGTCAGTCAAAGAGCGTCAATCTACTTGACAAAGGTAATTTTGATCCATTTATAGCTTTTggataagaaaatatatacatacatacatacatatacaaggtgtttgaaaagtctgggtacggcttaataatttacaaaccatagcagataacatctataaactttgcacagtgtcatatggctatgtaaactatttttccttgctattaccatgacatgccaaccatggggtgacggcccacagaggaaaacatggaaatcttaaatgaaagcatgggtcgagtgaaagagctcacttagtagagttgaatgccgcaaaccgcatctcaaaaggtttatccaatcagaaaatggcgggttgttttaggtacacattgtgaagtacattatgcgctgccatttctgactggactGGAGTCATCGTATTGCGGCGGTAggcagacttttcaaacaccttgtatatatatatatatatgtgtgtgtgtgtgtgtgtgtgtgtgtgtgtgtgtgttgtgagaAACATGTAGTCTATTGGTCATATAGCATGTACTTCCACCTAGGGCCGCCCACGGGGCAAGTTGCGCCATTGAAACAAAACTTGGGGGagaatgaaaattttggggggaactTTAAAAAGCGGGTTTCGGATacgttatttacaaagttaataaaaatttacaagtttgcagtagttttaacaaattaaagcaGTGAgtggcaaaaaaaaataaaaataaaaggaaattaaacttTTGCAAATTCAAACGAGGCGATATGCAGTAGTTCTAGTTCTATTTTTAGACCAACAGACCCCCGCCTCCGCCTTGCCAAGGTCGTTGTCAAGGGGAAGTCCACGCACCTCATCCCTTCCGCGCCGCCCAGTGCTCAGTCTCAGTCAGTCACGCATTGTCTTCAAGTGTAGTGTGTagcagggccgcatttacaaattcggcgcccctaggcctacagaccaaagagcgcccccccccagaggactctgattacactgacgtagaaatccagtaaatttcttaattacgtaattttgatgaaagataattacaatagtatgtatgtatatatatatatatatatatatatatatatatatataatatatataaatatatatatatataaaattttgcgccctaggcctgggcctagtgggcctatagggaaatgcgcaCTGGTGTGTAGTggtgtaaacataacctcaacacaacacaataattagtGTCTTTACGAACGTAGTGACCATTTGAATGTCGTGTGTGCCTTTTCTGTTTCGTTTTGTTATTCGAGTTTAGTATTAAGTAGCTACTGTATTTCTGTGGTAAActataacttttgttttatagaattaaataatgcctcgtaaattaaaaaaggcaTTCAAATATAAGTATTTGGAACTAATGTGCAATACGGTGCACGCCATGACAAGTGGCTAGAACACTGTAAAAAGAAACACCTCTataagttcaaaaacaatattgatataaaatataaaataacagaggaGAAAGAAGGTGGTGGACCTTGGATACCCTACATGGGACGTGGAGAACGTTTCTACTTTAACTATGGACGACGAACCTCAACCATCAACTTCTGCGCAATCATCGGCTATTGAAAGGTACCgcaatattacagtaacaaaatgtccatatcttagttttttgttgaattttataagCAGGGAGTAAACACATATAGGCTATGCTCTATTAATGACTCACTCCTAAAGCTTTCTAACATTAAAACCTTTCTAAGTAACAATGAATTAAGGCATTGAAGGCCATAGAAAAGGACAAGCTTATAAAAAGAAGactaacaaattataaaaaactttaaaatgcaagtaaatattattactgtattgaAGAGATGAGGCCTGCCTGAAATGGTGACAAGCTAAATATATGTAACTATtagcattttacatttacaaacatacttACTGTATCAgccaaatattaaagtagtattggTCCAGTACGTTATAAGCAAAAgcatctaatgaaataaaattcaaatacaatttagttcAATAATGTATAAGCCTAATGGTCTAtagagtttttgtaattaaaatatcaagatcgttttacttgttattgttacagcTTACAGCTTTTGCTTTGTCCCTTCAACCCTATTAACAACTCTTTGTATGTAGAAAGGAGttgctatctttaaaaaaaacattttgtcataatatattttaccactttaGTATGATATTAATTACCATTTTGAGGTGCCCTGAGACAAAAGAggtttctctaaaaatatatggcTTTATGTGCGTTCGTTTATCGTCTGTTCAGTGTAGCAGAAATGTggcatattattgataataaactcAAAAACCGTTCTAATTAATCTGTACTTGAAAAAAAGGGTTTAttagattttactaaattttgactagcagattattgatataaaagttttaCAGTGAAGGCATTTCTTATATTTAGATTGGTGGTGCCTGGGCTTGGGCTAGAAGACAATCCACATTCTGGAACATCAGCTGTCCAAGACCGCAACGACGAAGAAGTTGAGCTGCAGTGGTCACCAAAGAGGAGATGGATCTAAATATACGCCTCTAATACTTGTTCACGATAAAGAAATTGAACTTCCAACGTCCTCCATGGAAACTAGCCTGCCAATGTCAACACCAGAAGAAGAAGacgaagttttagaaaatatagaggacaacATACCCACAGAGAAGATACCTTAACACCTATTACTTTGACCGAACTTCAATTCTCTACAATCGATCCTACAGATCCAGCATTTTATGCAAACAAAAACCTCTCTGCTGAACTAATTAACGAAGCACTAAAGCTGGAATCGCAAGACCTAAGTATAATAGATTTTCCTTCCTCATCCGGTAGAAAAttcaacacaaaaattaaaaaaagtcttttaccTAATGGAACAACCAAAGATGGGAAGTGGCTTGTTTACAGTAGACATTCTGatgctgtattttgtttgcattgtttgataTTTGCTTTGCCATCAGAAAGAACAATTTGGGGTACCACAGGTTATAGGGGTTGAACGGTTCATAGAGGAGATCGAAATATTGAActtcatgaaaaatcaaaaatccaTATTTCTTCTCAAATTGGTTAGATTGCAATGGGATATCCAAAAAAAGAGTTGATACTGATTTGACTGAGCTAAATGATAAATTAGTCAGTCATCACCGTGAGGTTCTATCGGTCGTTATAGACTGCTGTCGGTATCTGACCGGGGAGATGTTGGCTTTTCGAAATAAATGAGTCTCTAAAAACggaaaactagtaaatttatttcgATTGCTTGCTAAGTATAACCCAGACGCAAGAGTTTATTTGGAGAAGCTTGAtaagtcaaaagaaaataaaactaaacttggttttaattttctgagttactacagaaacatttatgatttaataaatctcatgAATAGAATTGTTGTTTCAAGAATTGTGGATCATGTTAATGAAACTAATACGTATTCTATAATTCTTGACTCCACACAAGATGTTAGCAAGAAGGAATGCACAACAGTGCTAATTCGATATGTCGATCACAGAGATACATTCGGAGAAATCAAAGAGAATGTGAAGCCAGAAGAGCGGCTTGTTCAACGTGTTTACTAGCGGAGACACAAGTGGCAAAAAACTTATCAATTGAGCTATTAAAAACTCTCCAGGAAATTGGATTTGATAAGGATGGTATGATTGGGCAGAGCATGGATGGTGCGGGAAAAATGCGTGGTCCATTTAGTGGGGTCAAATCATTTGTCCTCAAGGAATGCCCTATAAAGCATTCTACATTTGGTGTTGTTCGCATAGATTTTGCCTTAGTTGTCGAAAAAATCAATGGAATTGTGCCCACAAATAAGGGACATGTTTTCAACTCTGCAAGAACTGTACAATTTCATGTTCTGGACATAAAAGACATCATATTTTCGTAGAGAAGTTAGAAAAAGGTACATGTCAGGCTagaaaaaagcgtttgaaaagAGTCAATACGACAAGGTGGTCAAGCAAAAACGATGCCGTAAAAAAACCGTTATAACTTGCTATGATGTGCTAAGAGAAACCCTGGAAGACTTATCTGATAACACTCAATCTGAAACGGACTCAAGAACATCAGCAAAAGGACTTCTGAAAGCACTATTTGATTATGAATCTGTTGCAGTTATGATAATTGCTGCCGAACTATTCAAAATTCTGTCACCAGTGACTGTTTGTTTACAGTCTAAAATTATTGACTATGGAATGATTCCGACAGTGGTGTCTGAAAACTATCTCTAAACTCCAATCTATGAGAACCGACGAGGGATGGGACAAAATGGTGGGCACTATTAATCATTTAGCTCAAGAACACAATCTccagaaaacttcaaacaaacgaatccgaaagagaaaaagattcatggacgaacttgccattgatgaaataatattagatccTATGGCAAGTCTTCTTTATAGTGCTTGATTCCGTGATCACACAACTACATGATCGTTTTCCTGAAAAGGTCATTAAATTTTTGTGCAGCAAATGACTCATTTTTCTCACGAAAAGCTGCTAAACACTGGGGACGACACCTAAACCCAGACATTGTCAGTGACCTGTGTGGTTACTATGGATTGGATACCGAGAAATTTTGTGAGGAGTTTGATGTTTTCAGCCAGTTATACAAAGGCAGCTATCAAAATATTGACCTGTCAGATGTCCTTTCTTCAaaagatgataaatacaaaaatgcaagACTAACCAATGAAGAAGTTGAAGTTGAAACCTAAGATTCTTCTGATGAAACATTGGATTGTACAAGTACAATTGCAAAGCAACGATATCTTGATCAATGGATCAAGAAGGGCTTTATAAGACCCTATCGCTGTTTATTGAACATATCTGGGTTTCCATATTTGACATCATTGTATCAGATAATTCTCTCGCCCTGCCAGCAACAAGTTTCTCAGCTGAAAGagcaatgagcaaacttaaaaatcgtttaaaaaatagATTGAGACGCAGTATGGGTGATACCTGGTTGTCTGATATGTTGGTTTTGGCATccgaaaaggatattttacaatcaattccaaACAGTGAGATCATAGACAAATTTGGCATTTTCAAGTGAGAACAGGAAAAAACTGCTGCTTTACAAAGGCCATCAAGGGTAATCAAGGGTTAAGTTCTTCAAGTTAGTTACCTTTTTGAAACACCTCTTGGcattttgacttttaattatagtactgtacattgatttatgattttgtatggcatatgtgttgtttattcattttatttaaaaaaaatttgacaataattatactgtataattttatacacCCCCATTAATGGTAATTGTTTTGGGGGGGAATGCGCCATAGCCTTTGGGGGGATGGGCACCCCTGCTTCCACCCCTTGTAATGTACTTCCGGTCAAAAATATTTTGGGTGCTGAAGAAACGTTTGAAGGAAAGTTTTCTTCGATGAAATGGCGTCTACTTCCATTCATACTAATCTACTCTGTTGATGGTCTGTTGTGATATGTTAATAAACATGTCTGTAAAGTTTCATCTTTCTAAAACAtgaaagttaaaaacaaaaacgtGTTTTTCGTGGGGGTTGCAAAATCATTAAAATCACTATAGGAGGttgatctttataaaaattattttttttatctctttaggtGATGAGACATGTTTGTCAAATTTCATCTGTATAGGAGCGTGAagtcaaaaaacaaaaatatagttcttctaggagTTTAATCCTATTTCAATCGCTAGGGATGGTTGGTTGtcctgaaaaataattttaaggagAGGCCTAACCCCTTTAATCTCATTCTGCCCGTTCTTACGGACTACGGACATgcgcaaggatcttatcaaacataataatacGGAGATTAGAGACAGTAAAAGTTTGTTGATACTGATAACAAGTGCGATAGATAGGATTTTAACTTATCTCTAATTTAGTTCCAAGTTCGACCGCTCGGCCGTTTGTAACACTATTTTGTTCGTTACTGAGAGaaagtatttcaaatttaatcgTTCAAGGCCattgttaagtttgaaaattaaaatatagttcttctaaggTTTGAATCCTGTTTTTTAACCTTATGGGTtatttatatgcaaaataaatcttttactttttcTGTTGAGAAAATAGTAAATGCGCGTGTCGAATTTCACCTTTCAATATATCGCgaagttaaaaagaaaaatttagtaaAGTTCTTCTAGGGTTGAAATGAAACTCGAAACTCAACCCTAGAAGGTGGttggttgatcttcatgaaaattatattgtatttcaatTAAGTTATGGGACCCCTATGcgtcaaatttaatatttttatgacttcGGGaagttacaataacaaaattattattcacaTTTTATCCACTTTGAATGGTCGATCTTTATGGACATACTTGAGTTTTTCTGTTTAAGTCATGATACATGCGTTGTGGATATAAGTTGgggaattagtgatgagtgagggCTTTGCCTTTATATAAATTAGGTTGAACAGGCACTCTTTTAGAGAAAAGAcagatttaatatacaataaactgATGTCGTGTATTTTCTTTAGACTGGAGACTGGAGATTTAACACTACGACTTTTTCCTATACCTTGCAGTGGTTTTATAGTTCATCATTAATTTGAAGCATgttaatttgaagaaatattttaaatcaaaactctaattgaatttgttttattattaagctAATATACAATTCTGTTTCAGGTAAATTTTTTAGCAATGGAGAGCAATGGAATAAAAGTCGCAAATTTACTGTAAAACAAATGCGGGCTTTAGGAAAATCCGAAAAGGAAAATTTAATAGCAGACGAAATTGATCAACTTATTGAAACTATCAAAGATGGAATCATGCAGGTAGTATTACTTGAACAGTTATATTTGCGgttaatagttaataaatgaCACTTTTATTGAATCATCATTGCATGCATATcatatttttgttctgttttactTTATCATAGGTAGTGCTGCAAATACAGGAagacaatattgttttaattttaataatattaatttgtaataatattaacttgttactttatattttacagttagaATAAATCCAATGCTTTTAAGATGTGAGGGAAACCTctgtaaggttttaaaaatatcaatttaaatgtaTGCTTAATATATTACTACATCAGATCGGGTAGTTTGTTAGAGATGTAAAAATCTAAaaggtaataatataaatttaattttctgctTTAGGGCAATGATCTGTTTGGTCTAGCTGCTGTAAATGTCATCTGGATGATAATAGCAAACAAGAGGCTTGCCTTCAACGATGAGAGATCCCGAAGATTCTTGGACAACTTGGATAAAATTTTCCGCATTGGAGATCCCGGAGGGGGTGACATAGTGGACGTATTTCCTATTTTTAGATTCatcagttcaaaatttaaattgactATGAAAGTAGTCAATgaaattcataattatattaaagtaagttttatcccttaatttatttaaatagttattacagtaatacatttttaatacatttgtggTTACTTGGCTAATGCtgctcacaaaaattaaaataacacctTTCTCcatttttacatgtataaattatattaaaatacagctGCGCTTTTCTTTTAAGGTAAGTTAATTCCTATCAAAAGTTACGTTTTTACATTAGAAAAGTAACTGTAGAGTTCAATAAAGTATAGAGAACAGCATTGGACTGGTAAGATGGATGAAACAGGAAagacattactattttacataaaatagtatGGCTTTACTCGTTAAAATTAGCTAAATGGGAAGTGCTCTTAGTGAATGTGAAAGCTTGGTGATCGGAATTTTTTAAGCAACTCTTTGTGCCTGAAATATGATGTGCTCGTTATTAATAAGATAGTATATTGAGATACtattgcaaatttttattatGGCTGGATTAGGGTTGGAATATTGAAACTCAAGGATTTCCTGCATAAATTTCTTATACGGAAGAGAACACAGAAGTAAtggtaatgtgtgtgtgtgtgtgtgtgtgtgtgtgtgtgtgtgtgtgtgtgtgtgtgtgtgtgtgtgtgtgtgtgtgtgtgtgtgtgtgtgtgtgtgtgtgtgtgtgtgtgtgtgtgcgcgcgcgcgcgcgcctaATACTAGTGTTCTTATGACAGTTATTTAtagcaagtttttttatttataattaataaatgtcttaaaaattgttttaattgaagTCTGGTGAACTTTAGTGGTTGATAACAACTACCACTATCGATAATCAGTACTATTGAAGAGGGAGAAATTAaacataagtttaattaaaactgaagttGTCTATATACATCCGATTTTACAGCCTTGTAAGTATTGGATTAAAAGTATTAcaggaaaactttaattttatacctgcacgaagcaaaattaaaaataataattacagttattttatgcAGGAAGCAATACAGGAGCACAGGGAAATCTTGGATCCCAACAACCCACGGGATCTGATAGACAGTTATCTCATTGAGATGGATTGCAACAAAGGAAACCCTGATACATATTTCACAGGTAGGCTATACTGTACACATTGCAGGCTTTACAGATGTGTTATTACCATTTACAATTGCAGACTTAGCCTTATTCGTGTTACTACCAATACAAGTTTATTAAAAGAAAGCAGATAACATATCCAAAGTAGCATGGGAaattattaactcaaatttaaaaccagattttttcaaattttcaaaaccaataaaaattaaagttggggaTGAACTTTTATAGACCCCTGAAGAAGTGGCCAgggagtttagtaatttttttgcaACCGCGGTGCCGAACCTGCACTTTGAGCGGCAGTCGGTCTAGTTTGGAACCTATAAGGGGACCGGTATCGTCCATGGTGCTTTTTCCTGCTAGCGAGGACGAGGTGGCGGGGGTGATACGAGGATTCAACacaaaaaatcatgtgacatcaatggcatgtcagtgtggctactcaaacgttgcCTAAAGGACATTTTGAAACCACTGACAAGACTGGTTAACATGTCCTTTGAAATAGGAGTGTTTGCAGCCCAGCTAAAAACAGCCAAAGTGATTCCAGTTTTCAAGAAGGATGATCCTTGCCTCGCATTTCtaactatcgtcccatttcaattctgccagttttaattaaagtacctaattgaaaaactttttcttgcAAGACTCATGGATTTCCTCAATAGGTTTGACATTTTGTCTTCAAGCCAATTTGGATTTCTAAAAAACATGTCAACAATATTGATGCTATCACAAGCCTTGTGGATGCGATCTTGGAGGGTTTTGAAGGTCGGGAGCACACAATTGGTGTATTTCTCGATCTTTCGAAGGCCTTTGATTGTATTCACCATGCTACTATTTTGCGAAAACTGGAATCGTATGGGGTACGTGGTCTGCCACTGAAGTGGTTGAAATCGTATCTCAGTGACAGATATCAGTTTATAGAAATTTCCAATGTTCAGTCACAGAGAGTTCCTTTGAATCAGGGGGTAccccagggatctatccttggacctgtactGCTCTTAGTTTATGTGAACGATCTTCAGAATGGAAAGATAGTTCAATATgcggatgacacgactctctgcgtcAGAGAAAAATCATATACCGCTCtggaaatagaaacttttgttgaactgaattcttgtattcagtatttttcggacttaaatcttaaaacaaataatacaaaaacgaattatataagtttttgtctccgtcaacaaatTAACGAAATTCGACCCATTGTCATGGTAGAGGACACCCTTTTAGAGGAAGTGGAATCCACTCGATTTCTAGGAATATATCTCGATAGAGGATTAACTTGGACCGATCATGTTGAGCATGTATGTGCAAGGGTTGCTTCAGG from Homalodisca vitripennis isolate AUS2020 chromosome 2, UT_GWSS_2.1, whole genome shotgun sequence encodes the following:
- the LOC124354874 gene encoding cytochrome P450 2C31-like, with the protein product MIETIVLFCVFLILIYLWKYKRPENFPPGPTPLPIIGNIMELPKGHLYPKVEEWAKMYGQIIGLRVFNDLIVFVTGVDNVLAALRKEEFQSRPDIFSIKATSFGKSLGKFFSNGEQWNKSRKFTVKQMRALGKSEKENLIADEIDQLIETIKDGIMQGNDLFGLAAVNVIWMIIANKRLAFNDERSRRFLDNLDKIFRIGDPGGGDIVDVFPIFRFISSKFKLTMKVVNEIHNYIKEAIQEHREILDPNNPRDLIDSYLIEMDCNKGNPDTYFTEENLIVIITDLFTAGAETTSNSIEFVLLYMILYPEVQEKMQEEIDRVLGRGRKPVLDDKANLHYTMAVLNEVERINSVVPTNVPHYCVKDTTFGGYFIPKGSLISMNLHSIGYDPKYWKNPKTFNPERFLDSQGQYTRPSNMPTFGLGQRVCVGEMIARNIIFLFTTTFFEKFSISLPPGEPKPSTVALPGITSAPQPFKISVKSRY